The genomic stretch TTGTTACCGGTTACTTGGACTTTCTCGGCGTTGATGACGACGATGTAGTCACCGGTATCAACGTGAGGGGTAAATTCGGGCTTATGCTTGCCACGCAGGCGGCGAGCAATCTCGGTTGCCAGACGACCGAGCGTTTTGTCCGTAGCGTCGACAATGTACCAGTCGCGCTGGACGGACTGCGGCTTAGCACTGAACGTCTTCATGGATGAAATCACCAGATTAAGTGTGTTGGGTGTCTCACACCGCTAGGCGGTGAAGCACCATCCCTATTTTTTTTGGTTGCGGGCAAATGCCAGCAACGTGTAGCGAGGCGGCATTCTACAGTAAGCATCCGCTCAAGTTAAGGGCTCTATGACTTTTTTTGCGTGCCACCACCCTAAGGCTTGTGCGCCAGCGCCAGATACTCGCGAGACTGCATCTCTTGCAATCGCGACAAGGTCCGCTGAAACTCGAACGTCAGCTTACCGTCGCTGTAAAGCGACTCCACCGGCACTTCCGCCGACATCAGCAGCTTTACGCCGCGATCATAGAATTCATCCACCATGTTGATGAAACGCCGCGCTTGATCGTCCATCTTGCCATCCATCCGCGGCACATTGGCCACCAGAACGGTATGAAATTCGCGGGCCAGCTCGATGTAGTCGTTTTGGCTGCGCGGGCCGTCACACAGTTCGGCAAACTCGAACCACACCACATCTTCATGCAGGCGACGCGTTTTGAGCACCCGGTGATTAACTTCCAGCGGTGCACCCTCCTCCCCAGGCTGACCGGCAATTTCTCGGAAGCTGCGCGCTAGCTCTTTCTCGGCCGCAGCGTCGAGAGGCGCATGGAAAATTTCAGCACGCTCCAGTGCCCGCAGACGATAGTCGATACCCGAATCGACGTTGACCACCTCGCAATGTCGATTTACCAATTCAATGGCAGGCACGAACCGCGCACGCTGCAGCCCATCCTTGTAAAGATCGTCCGGGACGATGTTCGACGTCGCCACCAATACCACGCCGCGCTGGAAGAGCGCTTCCAGTAAGTTAGCGAGAATCATGGCGTCGGTAATATCTTTGACGAAAAACTCATCGAAGCAGATAACGCGTGCCTCGGCGGCAAATTTACCCGCGATGAGAGTGAGCGGGTTTTTCTCGCCTTTATAATGAGTTAGCTCATTATGAACCCGCTGCATGAACCGGTGAAAATGGGTGCGCATTTTTTCGGGAAACGGCAGCGCCTCATAAAAGGTATCGACCAAGTAGGTCTTACCACGCCCCACGCCTCCCCAGAAGTAGAGCCCTTTTACTTGGGGCAACGGCGGTTTGGCAGGCGCATGCTTCTTACCCAGCAAACCTGCCATTTTGGCTTTGATTCCTTTGCTGGCCACCACGGCCTTGGGCACCGTCGTTGGCGTCGCCAACAGCTCATCATAGAGCCGCTGGAGATGCTTGACCGCCTGCTCTTGGGCCGGGTCATACTGAAAATCGCTGCGCTTGATATCGGCTTGATAGCGCTCAAGCGGCGTGGGGCGACGAGTGGAATCGGACGCCTGACGCTCAGACACTGATGGCATGAAGATGGTGCTCCCGCAACACTTGAGCCTGAGTGCGTGCCCGCCGCCTTAAAGCGCCAGACAACACGAGCTCAACAAAAATGAGGGCAATTATACGCCGCTTGAACACTAAGCGCATGAGCGGATTGACCCAACCGACTGAGACGCGCCTATAATGGGTCGGTTTTTAAAGTCACGCCCTGTACACAGCGGCGCGCATTACTTAGGGAGAAGGACTGTGGAAGCAAGCTCGCCATTCACTTTTGCAATCATTGGCTTGGCCGTGGGATTCATCATTGGCCTTGGGTGCTATCGGCTTTTCAGCAAAGGTGCGCGAGACGTCGCTTCGCTCAAGCAGACGCTGCTTGAGCGTGAACACCAAATTGCCGATTTAAAGAAAGGGATGAGCCATCACCTCACCGGCATTCAGCAGCGCCTGGAGAATATTCGCCATGAGGCGGACCAGCTAGAGCAGCAAGTAGAGAGCGAAGCCGCCCAATGGAAACTCACGAGCGTCAAACCGTCCTCTCAGCCGACCGCCACGCCTGACGGCGACCAAAGCGTTGCCATGCCTCGGGACTACGCCGCTGGCAAAAACGGGACGCTATCGGAAGACTTTGGCCTCAAAGAGAACAGAGCCACAGATAACACCGCTGCCCAGCCGCCACGCTACTAAACGCGTGACGCTATCACCGCGTGCCAGGGCCCACCCTGTTGTGGCCCTGGTCAGCAACCTGCTCCCCACCCTCGGCTAGGCCGGATTATCGATATCGACGAAACGGTGTTCAACGCCAAACTCGCTGGCCAGCCATTCGCCCATGGCCTGAACACCGTAACGCTCGGTCGCGTGGTGTCCCGCTGCTAGATAGTGAATGCCCATTTCACGGGCCAAGTGGGTCGTTCGCTCAGAGATCTCGCCCGATATAAACACCTGGGCACCGGCCTCGTAGGCCGCCGTAATCATGTCTTGTGCCCCACCGGTGCACCAGGCAATCCGCTCGATGGGCTCACGGCTTGGCGCCTCGACGACGAGAGGCTCGCGTTCGAGGATAGCGCCAACTTGCTGCGCCAACGCTGACACACTCTGTGGCGTCACCAGCCGTCCCGACCAGAGCAGCCCTTCACCCAACTCTCCGTCTAGACATCCCTCGACTTTCCAACCCAAGCGCTTGGCCAACTGCGCGTTATTCCCCATCTCCGCATGGGCATCTAGCGGCAAATGGTAGGCCAACAGGCTGATATCATTGGCCAACAACGTTTTGATTCGACGCTGCTTCATGCCCGTGATGGGGACGGGCTCGTTCTTCCAGAAATAGCCATGGTGCACGAGCACCATGTCGGCCTGCCATGCCACGGCTTCTTCCAGTAACGCTTGGCAAGCCGTCACCCCTGTCATGACCCGACGCACCTGCTCACGCCCCTCGACCTGAAGGCCGTTGACCGTGAAATCTTTGAATTGAGTGGCGCGTAACTGGTGGTCGCAGGCAGTGACTAACTGATCACGGTGATTCACGCTCTCTCCTTCTTGCAATTAAACCAGCCCCCGTGAGGCACAGCGGCATTCGGTGTTACCATAGCGCCATTGTAAGACTCGCTTTACGTTATCGCGAACCTCGCGACCGTTTAGACTGCCACACGCTGAGGAACTTTCGCATGCACCGCTTCGTGCTGCCTTATTTATGGCCCATTTTGACCGGGCTTCTGCTTGCGGCCGTGGTGCTGCTCGCCTTTCCCGAGCAGCTGCCCAACCCGTTCCGTCAAACGCCCCCGGTAACGGAGGAGGCTCCCACCGCCTTCGAATCCCCCCCTGCACTGGTCCCAACGACCAGCAGCGAACCCAGTGCAAGTCGTCCGGCGCCGGATATCAAACAAGCAGCCCCGCTTTCCCGGCAGCAAGGCCCTGCTAGCTACTCCAACGCCGTCAATCAAGCCGCACCTGCGGTGGTGAACATCTACTCATCTCGAATCGTCGAGCGCGACCAGCACCCGCTGATGTCCGATCCCTTCTTCAACCAATTTTTCAGCGGTGACGATGCCACGACCCACCAGCGCATGCTGTCGAGCCTGGGGTCTGGCGTCATCGTCAGCAACGACGGCTACGTATTGACCAACCATCATGTGATTAACGGCGCCGACCAAATACAGGTCGCGCTTCGCGACGGGCGTGAAACCCTCGCGGAAGTCATCGGCACCGATCCAGAAAGCGATCTGGCAGTGCTCCGGATTGACCTAGACGACTTACCGGTCATTGAGCTTGCCGACTCAGAAGAGGTCGCGGTGGGCGATGTGGCGCTGGCCATTGGCAACCCCTTTGGCGTTGGCCAAACCGTTACCATGGGTATTATCAGCGCCACCGGGCGCAGCCACCTGGGATTGAATGCTTACGAAGACTTCATTCAGACCGACGCCGCCATTAACCCCGGTAACTCAGGCGGCGCGCTGGTCAACCCAGACGGCGCATTGGTGGGAATCAATACGGCGATCTTCTCTCGCTCCGGCGGCTCCCAGGGGATTGGTTTCGCGATTCCTGCCAATCTCGCGCACAGCATTTTGGACGAGCTGGTCACCCGCGGACGGGTCATTCGAGGGTGGCTGGGCATCGAAGCCCAGGCTCTTTCAAGGGAGCTGGCCGCATCGTTTGGATTACGGACGCCGCAGGGAGTCATCGTCGCAGGCGTCGTGAGCGGCGGCCCTGCCGCCCAGGCAGGCTTGCAGCCAGGTGACGTACTGCTCTCCATCGACGGACAAGTCATCTTGGATGCCCGAGCGACCATGAGCGATATCGCCTCGATCCCGCCCGGTACGTCGCTACCGCTGACGATTGTCCGCGGCGGCGAACGCATGGAAATGACGCTGGAGGTAGGCGAGCGCCCCGTACCGACCAACGCTACGTCAGCCGATCGGCAGAGCGGCTCTTAAGCCGCCCTGCCGGGGCGTTCTTACTGCCTATCAGTCGCGGATACGATACTCCGCCGAACGCGCATGGGCAGTAAGATACTCCCCGCGCGCCAGTACGGAAGCCACTTTACCCAGCTCGGAGGCGCCCTCTGGAGAGCAATGGATGATGGAAGAGCGTTTTTGAAAATCGTACACACCTAGCGGCGAGGAGAAGCGCGCCGTGCCGGACGTCGGCAGGACATGGTTCGGGCCTGCACAGTAATCCCCCAGCGCTTCCGACGTATGGCGCCCCATGAAGATCGCGCCCGCATGGCGGATATCGTCTAGCCATGCCTCAGGCTCTGCGACCGATAATTCAAGATGCTCTGGCGCAATGCGATTGATCATCTTGATCGCTTCAGCCTGATCGTGACACAGAATCAGCGCGCCGCGGCGTTTCAGCGAGGCGCGGGCAATCTCTTCGCGCTCTAGCGTTGGCAGCAACCGCTCGATGGAAGCCGCCACAGCGTCCAAATGCGCGGCGTCCCAGCTCACTAAAATCGCTTGCGCGTCTTCGTCATGCTCGGCTTGGGAGAAGAGGTCCATAGCGATCCAATCCGGATCGGTTTGCCCATCCGACACCACCATGATTTCGGAAGGCCCGGCAATCATATCGATACCCACCTGACCGAACACGGCTCGCTTGGCCGTGGCGACGTAGATATTGCCTGGGCCCACGATTTTATCGACGCGAGGAACACTTTGCGTGCCGTAGGCCAGCGCAGCGACGGCTTGAGCGCCACCAATGGTGAACACATAGTCCACGCCCGCCAGATGCGCTGCCGCCAGCACCAGGTCATTCAGCACACCATCCGGCGTGGGCACCACCATGACGATTTCACGCACGCCCGCTACGTGGGCAGGAATCGCATTCATCAACACCGAGGACGGATAGGCCGCTTTGCCACCCGGCACATAAATACCGGCCCGATCGAGCGGGGTGACTTTCTGGCCGAGCACCGTCCCGTCAGCCTCTTCGTACTGCCAAGAGGTCGGTTTCTGCCGCTCATGGTAGCGCTTGATGCGCTCGGCGGCCGTGGCCAACGCCTCTCGCTGGGCCTCTGGCAAACCGTCGTACGCTTTTTTCAACTGCTCGGGGGAGAGACACAGTTGATCCATGGACGCGACCGACAGACGGTCAAAGCGGTTCGTGGCGTCGATGACGGCCTGATCACCGCGCTGCTTGACGTCTGCCAAGATCTCTTCAACACGAGCCTGGACCGCTTTATCAGACACGCCCTCCCAATCCAGCAGCGCATCGAGGCGCTGGTGGAAGGCCGCGTCACGGGTCGAGAGGCGGGCAATGGTGGCTGTGGTTGTATCGCTCATGATGAACCTCGTGTCATTCGATAGGCTGCGTCTGACGCTTTTTCACGGCACTTTCCAGGCGCGCTAGCAGCGGCTTGATGCGGTCGTGCTTCATGGTCATGGCCGCTTTATTGACCACCAAACGCGTGCTGATATGAGCGATGAGCTCGCGGGGCTCCATGCCGTTAGCGCGAAGCGTATTGCCAGTGTCGACGATATCGACGATCTCATCGGCCAAGTTCATGAGCGGAGCCAGCTCCATCGCTCCGTAGAGCTTGATGACCTCTGCCTGAATCCCCTGCTCGGCGTAGTAGCGACGCGCGACGTTGACGAACTTGGTGGCCACACGGCGGCGCGCTTTGGCAGGCGGCTGCCCGGTCACGCCTGCCGTCATCAGCTTGCATCGAGCAATGTCCAGATCGAGCGGCTCGTAAAGACCTTCCGCGCCGTGCTCCAACAGCACGTCTTTACCGGCGATACCCACATCTGCCGCGCCTAACTGTACGTAGGTGGGCACGTCGGTGGCGCGAATGATCACCAGCTTGACATCGGGCAAGTTGGTATCGAACAGCAACTTGCGGCTTTTGCTCAAGTCTTCGGCGGGCGTAATGCCCGCATCTGCCAGCAAGGGCAGCGTTTCATCCAAAATACGCCCTTTGGAGAGGGCCAAAATCAGTTGCTT from Halomonas meridiana encodes the following:
- the zapE gene encoding cell division protein ZapE; the encoded protein is MPSVSERQASDSTRRPTPLERYQADIKRSDFQYDPAQEQAVKHLQRLYDELLATPTTVPKAVVASKGIKAKMAGLLGKKHAPAKPPLPQVKGLYFWGGVGRGKTYLVDTFYEALPFPEKMRTHFHRFMQRVHNELTHYKGEKNPLTLIAGKFAAEARVICFDEFFVKDITDAMILANLLEALFQRGVVLVATSNIVPDDLYKDGLQRARFVPAIELVNRHCEVVNVDSGIDYRLRALERAEIFHAPLDAAAEKELARSFREIAGQPGEEGAPLEVNHRVLKTRRLHEDVVWFEFAELCDGPRSQNDYIELAREFHTVLVANVPRMDGKMDDQARRFINMVDEFYDRGVKLLMSAEVPVESLYSDGKLTFEFQRTLSRLQEMQSREYLALAHKP
- a CDS encoding Nif3-like dinuclear metal center hexameric protein; translated protein: MNHRDQLVTACDHQLRATQFKDFTVNGLQVEGREQVRRVMTGVTACQALLEEAVAWQADMVLVHHGYFWKNEPVPITGMKQRRIKTLLANDISLLAYHLPLDAHAEMGNNAQLAKRLGWKVEGCLDGELGEGLLWSGRLVTPQSVSALAQQVGAILEREPLVVEAPSREPIERIAWCTGGAQDMITAAYEAGAQVFISGEISERTTHLAREMGIHYLAAGHHATERYGVQAMGEWLASEFGVEHRFVDIDNPA
- a CDS encoding S1C family serine protease encodes the protein MHRFVLPYLWPILTGLLLAAVVLLAFPEQLPNPFRQTPPVTEEAPTAFESPPALVPTTSSEPSASRPAPDIKQAAPLSRQQGPASYSNAVNQAAPAVVNIYSSRIVERDQHPLMSDPFFNQFFSGDDATTHQRMLSSLGSGVIVSNDGYVLTNHHVINGADQIQVALRDGRETLAEVIGTDPESDLAVLRIDLDDLPVIELADSEEVAVGDVALAIGNPFGVGQTVTMGIISATGRSHLGLNAYEDFIQTDAAINPGNSGGALVNPDGALVGINTAIFSRSGGSQGIGFAIPANLAHSILDELVTRGRVIRGWLGIEAQALSRELAASFGLRTPQGVIVAGVVSGGPAAQAGLQPGDVLLSIDGQVILDARATMSDIASIPPGTSLPLTIVRGGERMEMTLEVGERPVPTNATSADRQSGS
- the hisG gene encoding ATP phosphoribosyltransferase, whose protein sequence is MSKQLILALSKGRILDETLPLLADAGITPAEDLSKSRKLLFDTNLPDVKLVIIRATDVPTYVQLGAADVGIAGKDVLLEHGAEGLYEPLDLDIARCKLMTAGVTGQPPAKARRRVATKFVNVARRYYAEQGIQAEVIKLYGAMELAPLMNLADEIVDIVDTGNTLRANGMEPRELIAHISTRLVVNKAAMTMKHDRIKPLLARLESAVKKRQTQPIE
- a CDS encoding ZapG family protein, yielding MEASSPFTFAIIGLAVGFIIGLGCYRLFSKGARDVASLKQTLLEREHQIADLKKGMSHHLTGIQQRLENIRHEADQLEQQVESEAAQWKLTSVKPSSQPTATPDGDQSVAMPRDYAAGKNGTLSEDFGLKENRATDNTAAQPPRY
- the hisD gene encoding histidinol dehydrogenase, translating into MSDTTTATIARLSTRDAAFHQRLDALLDWEGVSDKAVQARVEEILADVKQRGDQAVIDATNRFDRLSVASMDQLCLSPEQLKKAYDGLPEAQREALATAAERIKRYHERQKPTSWQYEEADGTVLGQKVTPLDRAGIYVPGGKAAYPSSVLMNAIPAHVAGVREIVMVVPTPDGVLNDLVLAAAHLAGVDYVFTIGGAQAVAALAYGTQSVPRVDKIVGPGNIYVATAKRAVFGQVGIDMIAGPSEIMVVSDGQTDPDWIAMDLFSQAEHDEDAQAILVSWDAAHLDAVAASIERLLPTLEREEIARASLKRRGALILCHDQAEAIKMINRIAPEHLELSVAEPEAWLDDIRHAGAIFMGRHTSEALGDYCAGPNHVLPTSGTARFSSPLGVYDFQKRSSIIHCSPEGASELGKVASVLARGEYLTAHARSAEYRIRD